One Anastrepha obliqua isolate idAnaObli1 chromosome 6, idAnaObli1_1.0, whole genome shotgun sequence DNA window includes the following coding sequences:
- the LOC129250736 gene encoding uncharacterized protein LOC129250736, translated as MSNSTKTRDSALNAIKRYMAKSIDEAFTMDAENIASYLQLLSEQWVRFNVAQDAVEITCGADVIEIEENVRIQAETWYSTASANFSRVKNCRTNSQDSSTKASVSTVIRLPKMELPTFSGDSTEWIGFFDAFSSLVDNNSALTDGQKLHYLRSCLKGDALKIISGFKICDANYVEAWGLLTSRYKVIRVIVESHLRALAEIKRATHDNADAIKGVIDAFQQHIRELKALGRPIEFWDDWLVHEVVSKLAFETRKQWELSLVSDDPPSFEQLITFLEIRCRSLSMFSSSTTSVPIKVKTASSSKSTNVFHTISKQSNVCAYCSGPHKIYSCEKFRELDLSTKSQFVKQGHICFNCLSSGHYKDRCNSASTCRMCKQRHHTLLHGALQSTTVTAVNNYATHSLCAADATSKVSAKTCEFPASVDVPRVSSCLNSSSNPPIAVERVVLLSTALVKVRDCSGNWQPARALFDSGSHASFVTEACVQRLGLPRSTSEVNITGIGSAQGGRARGEVSLSLSSFSTNQCFTVKTLILSKITSDLPTQTIATSSWPHIRGLFLADPHFMKPGRVDILIGMDVMDQLICTELRKGPSGAPMAQLTVFGWTLFGSVNGSEPDMPRLQSLHCDVHLDRALNKLWELEEGPQKTFLTHEERYCEDHFETTHRREPNGRFVVELPLKPDVALGESRNFAIRNLLRLERRLACDSDLRLRYNEFMNELIDMKHMQVASETMNPTYYMPHHPVLKESSTTTKLRVVFNASAKSTSGNSLNDALFIGPQLQEDLYSILLRFRTHRYAVTADVAKMYRQICVSLKHADLQRIVWRSHPSLPIQDFRMVRVTYGVAAASHLAVRSLQQTARDSSNDCARAVSVILKDFYMDDLLTGASSKEELRLLQQNISEILREGGFELRKWASNCAELIASISNASTNISHYIVDDKDVHALGLIWNTEGDYLTFAINLREPPVKLTKRMFLSDASTLFDPLGLLAPATINSKIWFQDIWRTKVGWDDIIPESIATKWLEHRIELKKLAHLKVKRWFGTEVAGTFTQLHVFADASERAYAAVLYARTTQSDGSIIVSLISSKTKVAPLKPTTLPRLELCAAHLAAKLVRSVLHCWSDLRYPLFAWTDSTITLAWLQAHPSRWVTFIANRVADIQEVLPPECWNHVRSEQNPADCASRGITPSELLRHQLWWAGPIFLKSTEQLWKQKKSKEHTTELGIRKSIRAHVINSTDHCAKRPIPLRSSLLRLQPFLDGTCVLRVGGRIKNDEIAPDVRHPIILPKNCPLAKLIICEIHKVTLHAGPRIMQTVLQRRYWVIGARSLIRNIYHKCVKCTYLNRNLTTQVMGDLPVIRTTYARCFTHTAVDFAGPYLYKFTQGRGAKATKGYICSFICMCTGAMHLEFVGDLSTPAFLNAFKRFTNRRGFCKVMASDNGTNFVGAEKELRIAFQQCMADIKLRSFFADSNIEWRFNPPAAPHMGGYWETGVKRVKYHLKRVLGEVPLSYEEFNTLLTEIEACVNSRPLCDNSEAAGDLEVLTPGHFIVGEPLKSIPEPEGQGFRGNLRQRWQAISAMRQHFWRRWRDEYLVSLQRRTKWFRSSRNIEEGDVVAVFNEPNPPTKWTIARVIKCHHGTDGRVRVVTLKTPHGELVRPIVKLCLLPTRGDLFHEETNNLS; from the exons atgtcgaattccaCTAAAACGCGCGATTCCGCTCTCAATGCCATTAAACGGTATATGGCAAAAAGTATTGATGAGGCATTCACTATggatgcagaaaatattgcaagctACCTTCAGTTATTGAGTGAACAGTGGGTTCGTTTTAACGTTGCTCAAGACGCTGTAGAAATTACGTGTGGTGCCgatgttattgaaattgaagaaaatgtgcGTATCCAAGCCGAAACTTGGTACTCTACAGCTTCAGCTAACTTTAGCCGCGTGAAAAATTGTCGTACTAATTCGCAAGATAGCTCCACAAAGGCATCTGTGTCCACGGTTATACGTTTACCGAAAATGGAGTTGCCCACATTCTCCGGTGACTCTACAGAATGGATTGGTTTTTTCGACGCGTTTTCTTCGTTAGTTGATAATAACTCTGCTTTAACAGATGGACAAAAGTTGCACTATCTCCGAAGCTGCTTGAAAGGTGACGCGTTGAAAATTATCagtggttttaaaatatgtgACGCAAATTACGTTGAAGCTTGGGGTCTATTAACATCGCGGTATAAGGTTATTCGTGTAATTGTGGAATCTCATCTTCGCGCGTTGGCTGAAATTAAAAGAGCTACGCATGACAATGCTGACGCAATCAAAGGTGTAATTGATGCGTTCCAACAGCATATTCGCGAGCTTAAAGCGTTGGGTCGTCCGATTGAGTTTTGGGATGATTGGTTGGTACATGAGGTCGTCAGTAAGTTGGCATTCGAAACGCGTAAGCAGTGGGAGTTATCGCTCGTTAGTGATGATCCTCCATCTTTTGAGcaactaataacatttttagagaTAAGATGCCGATCGTtatcgatgttttcgtcgtcaaCAACATCAGTACCAATTAAGGTTAAAACTGCATCATCAAGCAAGTCGACAAATGTGTTCCACACGATATCAAAACAAAGTAACGTGTGTGCATATTGTAGTGGACCTCATAAAATTTACagttgtgaaaaatttcgtgaattgGACTTGTCTACAAAATCACAGTTCGTGAAGCAAGGACACATATGCTTCAACTGCTTAAGTTCAGGTCACTATAAAGACCGTTGTAACAGTGCTTCCACTTGCCGCATGTGTAAACAACGTCATCACACTCTGTTGCACGGTGCTTTGCAGTCAACGACCGTTACCGCAGTGAACAATTACGCGACGCATTCGTTATGTGCTGCTGACGCCACATCAAAGGTAAGCGCAAAAACTTGTGAATTTCCAGCAAGCGTCGACGTTCCACGCGTTTCTTCATGCTTGAACTCGAGCTCCAATCCACCCATAGCTGTAGAAAGAGTTGTGCTGTTATCCACCGCATTAGTGAAGGTACGCGACTGTTCTGGTAATTGGCAGCCCGCACGTGCACTTTTCGATTCTGGATCACATGCTTCCTTTGTAACCGAAGCGTGTGTGCAACGCTTAGGCCTGCCGCGATCAACATCTGAAGTAAACATTACTGGAATTGGGTCAGCGCAAGGAGGACGAGCTAGAGGTGAAGTATCACtttctctttcttctttctctACAAATCAATGCTTTACTGTCAAAACGTTAATTCTGTCTAAAATTACAAGCGACTTGCCAACACAGACTATAGCTACTTCATCGTGGCCACATATCCGAGGTTTGTTTTTAGCCGATCCCCATTTTATGAAGCCTGGACGGGTCGATATATTGATTGGAATGGACGTTATGGATCAACTGATCTGTACAGAACTTCGTAAGGGTCCATCTGGAGCTCCTATGGCTCAACTGACGGTCTTTGGGTGGACTCTGTTTGGAAGCGTGAATGGATCTGAGCCTGATATGCCACGCTTACAGTCGTTACATTGCGATGTTCATTTGGATCGAGCATTGAACAAGTTATGGGAGTTAGAGGAAGGTCCGCAAAAAACGTTTCTTACGCATGAGGAGCGTTACTGTGAAGACCATTTTGAAACAACGCATCGAAGGGAACCTAACGGACGGTTTGTCGTCGAATTGCCGCTGAAGCCCGATGTAGCTCTGGGAGAGTCGCGAAACTTTGCTATCCGGAATTTGTTACGACTTGAAAGAAGACTCGCTTGTGACTCCGATCTTCGTTTACGCTACAATGAGTTCATGAATGAACTCATTGACATGAAACATATGCAGGTCGCGTCAGAGACTATGAATCCAACGTATTATATGCCTCATCATCCTGTTTTAAAGGAAAGTAGTACCACGACCAAATTGAGGGTTGTATTTAACGCGTCCGCAAAATCAACTTCCGGAAATTCGCTGAATGACGCATTATTTATAGGACCCCAATTGCAGGAAGATTTATACTCCATCTTACTTCGCTTTAGAACACACCGCTATGCTGTAACAGCAGATGTCGCCAAAATGTATCGTCAAATCTGCGTATCCTTAAAACACGCCGATTTGCAACGCATCGTATGGCGTAGCCACCCATCCCTGCCTATCCAAGATTTTCGCATGGTTCGCGTAACGTACGGAGTGGCAGCTGCATCTCATCTAGCTGTCCGATCACTTCAACAGACGGCAAGAGATTCGTCGAATGATTGTGCTAGGGCTGTTAGTGTTATTCTCAAGGATTTTTACATGGATGATCTACTTACTGGTGCATCTAGTAAAGAAGAACTTCGAttgttgcagcaaaatatttccgaaatatTGAGGGAAGGGGGGTTTGAACTTCGTAAGTGGGCATCGAACTGCGCTGAGCTAATCGCAAGCATTTCTAATGCATCTACGAACATATCACATTATATTGTCGACGATAAGGATGTTCACGCTTTAGGTCTTATCTGGAACACAGAAGGAGACTATCTCACGTTTGCTATTAACTTGAGGGAACCGCCAGTTAAGTTGACCAAGCGCATGTTTCTATCAGATGCAAGTACGCTCTTCGATCCTCTGGGCCTGCTTGCTCCCGCcactataaattcaaaaatttggtttcaagaCATATGGCGCACTAAGGTAGGTTGGGATGATATCATTCCTGAGTCTATCGCAACGAAGTGGTTGGAGCATCGCATAGAACTCAAGAAACTGGCACATTTGAAGGTGAAACGTTGGTTTGGTACTGAAGTAGCTGGAACATTTACGCAATTGCACGTATTCGCAGACGCGTCCGAGCGGGCTTACGCCGCCGTTTTGTATGCACGAACAACACAAAGCGACGGTAGCATTATTGTGTCATTAATTTCGTCGAAAACCAAGGTAGCTCCGCTTAAGCCGACAACGTTGCCACGTCTTGAATTATGCGCCGCTCATCTTGCTGCTAAACTAGTGCGAAGCGTGCTGCACTGCTGGTCTGATCTCCGTTATCCGCTTTTCGCTTGGACTGACTCTACTATAACATTGGCATGGTTACAAGCTCACCCCAGCAGATGGGTGACATTTATAGCCAACCGCGTCGCTGATATTCAAGAAGTTTTGCCTCCCGAATGTTGGAACCACGTTCGTTCTGAACAGAATCCTGCAGATTGTGCTTCAAGAGGTATAACTCCCTCCGAATTATTACGTCATCAATTGTGGTGGGCTGGTCCTATTTTCCTGAAAAGCACTGAACAATTGTGGAAGCAGAAAAAATCTAAAGAGCACACTACAGAGCTGGGCATACGAAAGAGTATTCGTGCCCATGTGATTAATTCTACAGATCATTG CGCTAAAAGACCAATCCCACTTCGCAGTAGTCTTTTGCGTCTGCAGCCCTTTCTGGATGGGACTTGTGTTCTACGTGTTGGAGGAAGAATAAAAAACGATGAAATCGCTCCAGATGTTAGGCATCCCATTATCTTGCCTAAGAATTGTCCGCTTGCTAAGTTAATAATCTGCGAAATACACAAGGTCACTTTGCACGCTGGGCCCCGCATTATGCAAACTGTCTTACAACGTCGTTATTGGGTTATCGGCGCTCGTAGCTTGATCCGTAATATATACCATAAGTGCGTGAAATGCACTTATTTGAACCGCAATCTTACCACACAAGTCATGGGTGATCTACCTGTCATTCGTACAACCTACGCCCGTTGTTTTACTCACACTGCTGTTGACTTCGCTGGACCTTACCTCTACAAATTCACCCAAGGAAGAGGAGCTAAGGCTACCAAAGGCTACATTTGTTCGTTCATTTGTATGTGCACTGGTGCGATGCAtctcgaatttgttggtgaCCTGTCAACACCAGCTTTCctaaatgcgtttaaaaggttCACCAATCGTCGAGGATTTTGTAAGGTCATGGCATCAGATAACGGTACAAATTTCGTTGGAGCCGAGAAGGAGTTGCGCATTGCATTTCAACAGTGCATGGCTGATATTAAACTTCGCTCTTTCTTTGCGGACTCGAATATCGAATGGCGATTTAATCCACCGGCTGCACCCCATATGGGAGGTTACTGGGAGACCGGAGTCAAACGTGTTAAGTATCATTTAAAACGCGTATTAGGAGAAGTTCCACTATCATACGAAGAGTTCAACACACTTTTGACTGAAATAGAAGCTTGCGTAAACTCTCGTCCACTCTGTGACAACTCTGAAGCTGCTGGTGACTTAGAAGTTTTAACTCCCGGACATTTCATAGTCGGTGAACCGCTGAAGTCAATACCGGAACCTGAGGGTCAAGGGTTTCGTGGAAATCTTCGACAGCGatggcaagcaatttctgccatgagacaaCATTTCTGGCGTCGTTGGAGAGACGAGTACCTCGTGAGCTTACAACGTCGCACTAAATGGTTTCGTTCTTCACGCAACATTGAAGAAGGGGATGTGGTTGCTGTATTCAACGAGCCTAATCCTCCGACGAAGTGGACGATTGCACGAGTGATCAAATGCCATCATGGCACCGatggacgcgtaagagtagttacGTTGAAAACACCGCATGGCGAATTGGTTCGCCCTATAGTCAAACTTTGCCTTTTGCCAACGAGAGGAGATTTATTTCATGAAGAAACTAATAACTTATCGTAA